A part of Bacillus thuringiensis genomic DNA contains:
- a CDS encoding VOC family protein, whose amino-acid sequence MTKNKLLRMDNVSIVVESLDNAISFFEEIGLKLEGRANVEGEWAGRVTGLGSQCVEIAMMVTPDGHSRIELSRFLAPATIADHRAAPVNALGYLRVMFTVEDIDEMVNRLTKHGAELVGEVVQYEDSYRLCYIRGTEGILVGLAEELGNKQ is encoded by the coding sequence ATGACAAAAAACAAATTACTAAGAATGGACAATGTCAGCATCGTTGTAGAATCCCTTGATAACGCAATCTCTTTCTTCGAAGAGATTGGTTTGAAACTCGAAGGGAGAGCAAATGTCGAAGGTGAATGGGCTGGTCGCGTAACCGGACTCGGTTCTCAGTGCGTAGAGATTGCTATGATGGTTACCCCAGATGGCCATAGTCGAATTGAACTTTCGCGATTTCTCGCCCCAGCTACTATAGCAGATCACCGAGCAGCTCCTGTAAACGCCCTCGGTTATTTACGCGTCATGTTTACCGTTGAAGACATTGACGAAATGGTAAATAGACTTACTAAGCATGGTGCAGAGCTCGTTGGCGAAGTAGTTCAGTACGAGGACTCATATCGACTTTGCTACATTCGTGGAACCGAAGGCATTTTAGTCGGTTTAGCGGAAGAACTCGGTAACAAACAATGA
- a CDS encoding helix-turn-helix domain-containing protein codes for MSLGEQLKKLRVSKGFSQEDVAKKIGVTRQAVYKWENDKSCPDIENLILLSEMYNVTLDELIKGNQNLKEKIHIDEENEDFEKENEFGFYIGCGLLIMSAFIDYERMQVVVLGVALFMMVFYSDVKKVILNEYRSFFYGKER; via the coding sequence ATGAGCTTAGGAGAACAGTTAAAAAAACTACGAGTGTCAAAGGGATTTTCACAAGAGGATGTTGCTAAAAAGATTGGTGTGACAAGGCAGGCAGTATACAAATGGGAGAATGATAAAAGCTGTCCTGACATTGAAAATTTGATTTTGCTTAGCGAAATGTATAACGTGACGCTAGATGAGCTAATAAAAGGGAATCAAAATTTAAAAGAAAAAATACATATTGATGAAGAAAATGAGGATTTTGAGAAAGAGAATGAATTTGGTTTTTATATTGGCTGCGGTTTATTAATTATGAGTGCTTTCATTGATTATGAAAGAATGCAAGTGGTTGTCTTAGGCGTTGCACTATTCATGATGGTCTTTTACTCTGACGTGAAGAAAGTTATTTTGAATGAATATAGATCGTTTTTTTATGGGAAAGAGCGATAA